Proteins encoded within one genomic window of Prosthecobacter fusiformis:
- a CDS encoding NlpC/P60 family protein — protein sequence MKTATLLLTLLAIVTGLSAEEPDRKSYQSPYQVKFSFEESDLIGDLLTGPRSDWKDHASVPYGEWYNPRNQVRWGYRGPAARHFDPPPRLASKSPDWSRERIIATGLRFVGYSYQHHHVPDWDPPADWTKDADQTTPAAKGVDCSNFTAFVYNLALGIKPTGDVRKQAEMTDVTGPGPRRTSPVRRIELPKNYEEYNRTLLTGDLLYINNTSGALSHVVLWVGAIGDSPDGTPLILDSTGSGSLDASKNKIPDGIYLRPFTPRSWYFRQASHALRIIPDGPKTVSR from the coding sequence ATGAAAACGGCGACCCTTTTGCTCACACTGCTGGCCATTGTTACCGGACTTTCAGCCGAGGAACCGGACCGCAAAAGCTACCAGTCACCTTATCAGGTAAAGTTTTCTTTTGAGGAAAGTGATCTCATTGGGGATCTGCTCACGGGGCCGCGATCTGACTGGAAAGACCACGCCAGCGTTCCGTATGGGGAATGGTATAACCCGCGCAACCAAGTGCGCTGGGGATATCGCGGCCCGGCAGCCCGCCACTTCGATCCACCTCCTAGGTTGGCCTCGAAGAGTCCCGATTGGTCCCGCGAGAGAATCATCGCCACGGGCTTGCGTTTCGTTGGTTATTCCTACCAGCATCACCATGTACCAGACTGGGATCCACCTGCTGACTGGACCAAGGATGCGGATCAGACCACACCGGCAGCCAAGGGAGTGGATTGCAGCAACTTCACTGCCTTTGTGTATAACCTGGCTCTGGGTATCAAGCCCACGGGAGACGTGCGCAAACAGGCTGAAATGACGGATGTCACCGGTCCGGGCCCACGTCGCACCTCTCCAGTTCGGCGCATCGAACTCCCAAAAAACTACGAGGAATACAACCGCACCCTGCTGACGGGTGATCTGCTCTACATTAACAACACTAGCGGTGCTCTGTCCCATGTCGTGCTTTGGGTCGGGGCTATAGGAGATTCCCCGGACGGCACTCCGCTCATTCTGGACAGCACCGGTTCCGGCAGTCTGGATGCCAGCAAAAACAAGATCCCCGATGGCATCTACCTGAGACCTTTTACCCCTAGGTCCTGGTATTTTCGGCAGGCCAGCCACGCTCTGCGCATCATCCCTGATGGTCCTAAAACAGTATCCCGATGA
- a CDS encoding RNA polymerase sigma factor, producing the protein MAAVETSDEDLVFAAVQGELAALDTLVRRHQSWVFNLALRMVWRREVAEDATQDILIKAVTHLGTFEGRSKFSTWLHRIAVNHLLNVRKSEMEEKAMTFTDMAASLDTVMDEELADVKSLPVEMVLLVEEARLGCITAMLMCLDRRQRLAFILGEVFGESGDAAAAAMEISPANFRQLLSRARHDLYQFMNHKCGLVNTANPCRCARKAAGFMRNGWLDSSNLQFSKDRIAEMRDGAPAHLEELQKLDRQHAQLYHTQPFLAGPDLADNLRHLLSQSRFDKN; encoded by the coding sequence ATGGCCGCCGTTGAAACATCTGATGAGGACCTTGTATTCGCAGCCGTGCAGGGCGAACTGGCAGCGCTGGATACTTTGGTGCGCCGGCATCAATCGTGGGTTTTTAATCTGGCGCTACGCATGGTCTGGCGGAGAGAGGTGGCTGAGGATGCCACGCAGGACATCCTGATCAAAGCGGTGACGCACCTGGGCACCTTTGAAGGTCGCAGCAAATTTTCCACTTGGTTGCACCGCATCGCCGTGAATCATTTGCTCAATGTCAGGAAATCAGAAATGGAGGAAAAGGCGATGACTTTTACTGACATGGCAGCCTCGTTGGACACGGTCATGGATGAGGAACTGGCTGATGTGAAATCCCTGCCCGTGGAAATGGTACTTTTAGTGGAGGAGGCACGGCTGGGCTGCATCACGGCCATGCTCATGTGCCTGGACCGGCGTCAGCGCCTGGCCTTCATCCTGGGGGAGGTCTTTGGCGAATCCGGGGATGCAGCGGCTGCGGCGATGGAGATCAGCCCGGCCAACTTTCGCCAACTGCTGTCGCGGGCCCGGCATGATCTTTATCAATTCATGAACCACAAGTGCGGACTGGTGAATACGGCCAATCCCTGCCGTTGCGCCCGCAAAGCCGCCGGCTTCATGCGCAACGGATGGCTGGACTCGTCTAACTTACAGTTTAGCAAAGACCGGATCGCCGAGATGAGAGATGGCGCACCGGCCCATCTCGAGGAGTTGCAAAAGCTGGACCGGCAGCATGCGCAGCTCTATCACACCCAGCCGTTTCTGGCGGGGCCGGATCTGGCAGACAACCTGCGCCACCTGCTTTCGCAGTCGAGGTTTGACAAAAATTAA
- a CDS encoding response regulator, with amino-acid sequence MKTDNLIRVWIVEDHDIFRRSLLRLCTPAHGLAPGMAFANAETMLTVLRNHIKEELPQVLLLDVGLPGRSGLDIIGDVHRHAPECRIVILTVFEDEAKISQAISAGASGYLLKTTRAETVAEAVLEAHQGGSPMSPKVAASVVQMLARLTKPAAAPVSLSKREQELLALLVEGLTAKEIADRLEVSIHTTGTHTRNLFSKLGVHSRAAAVARALRERLV; translated from the coding sequence TTGAAAACCGACAATCTCATCCGTGTCTGGATCGTCGAAGACCACGATATATTTCGTCGTTCCCTGCTACGTCTCTGCACTCCTGCCCATGGTCTGGCCCCAGGCATGGCCTTTGCCAATGCTGAAACAATGCTCACCGTCCTGCGCAACCACATCAAAGAAGAACTGCCTCAGGTGCTCCTGCTAGATGTGGGCCTGCCTGGGCGCAGCGGGCTGGACATCATCGGCGATGTGCACCGTCACGCGCCAGAATGCCGCATCGTCATCCTGACGGTATTTGAAGACGAGGCAAAAATAAGCCAGGCCATCAGCGCAGGGGCTAGTGGTTACCTTTTAAAAACGACGCGGGCAGAAACGGTGGCGGAAGCGGTGCTGGAGGCTCATCAAGGCGGCTCCCCCATGTCCCCCAAAGTGGCGGCCAGTGTGGTGCAGATGCTAGCCAGGCTGACCAAACCAGCCGCCGCGCCAGTCTCCCTCTCCAAGCGCGAGCAGGAACTGCTGGCCCTGCTGGTGGAGGGACTCACGGCCAAAGAAATCGCCGACCGGCTGGAAGTAAGCATCCACACCACAGGCACCCATACGCGCAATCTTTTCTCCAAGCTGGGAGTGCATAGCCGTGCTGCCGCAGTCGCCCGGGCGCTGCGTGAGCGCCTCGTGTGA
- a CDS encoding L,D-transpeptidase family protein — MRFLFCAGSRQCALAALTTSVLVGLTGCVTSSRHVADPAVDAFSRDRTVQLQIFLDGRQFGPGVVDGHSGEFTSKALTLYREAQGLPVNVVPDVSGIQPYTQYAVTEDDLRRLGTMALEPAEQAQQKTLPYIGLTELLAERFHTTVAFMAELNPGRQMDALTPGEVITVPNIDRPFRVDAFPSGYSRPQSSVAGTRRVQVDTGLRMLRVTEGDRLLAAFPLTPGSDEHPAPLGEWKITGAVPWPWYRYDEGVLKRGERTETFYNLPPGPNSPVGVLWTGLNRPGVGIHGTAFPETIGRSGSHGCIRLSNWDAATFYTLVAKGMPVTIQ; from the coding sequence ATGCGATTCCTTTTTTGTGCCGGTTCACGTCAGTGCGCCCTGGCCGCCTTGACGACGTCTGTTCTTGTTGGACTAACGGGATGTGTGACCAGTAGCCGCCATGTTGCGGATCCTGCTGTGGATGCCTTTTCACGGGATCGCACCGTGCAGTTACAGATCTTTCTGGATGGCCGTCAATTTGGTCCGGGAGTGGTGGATGGGCATTCTGGAGAGTTTACCAGCAAGGCACTAACGCTCTATCGCGAGGCCCAGGGGCTGCCGGTGAATGTGGTGCCGGATGTCAGCGGCATCCAGCCTTATACCCAGTATGCCGTGACGGAGGATGATCTTCGTCGGCTGGGAACGATGGCCCTGGAACCTGCGGAGCAAGCTCAGCAAAAGACGCTCCCTTACATCGGTCTGACCGAGCTGCTTGCTGAGCGCTTTCATACCACAGTGGCTTTCATGGCCGAGCTAAATCCGGGTCGCCAGATGGATGCATTGACGCCTGGCGAGGTGATCACCGTGCCGAATATCGACCGACCCTTCCGCGTGGATGCGTTTCCCTCGGGATACTCCCGGCCACAGTCTTCAGTGGCTGGTACACGTCGTGTGCAGGTGGATACAGGACTTCGCATGCTGCGTGTGACGGAGGGAGATCGCCTCCTCGCCGCCTTTCCCCTCACACCCGGCTCGGATGAGCATCCCGCCCCGCTGGGGGAATGGAAGATCACGGGGGCTGTCCCCTGGCCATGGTATCGCTACGATGAAGGAGTGCTGAAACGTGGAGAGCGCACCGAGACCTTTTATAACCTTCCTCCAGGGCCAAACAGCCCTGTCGGAGTCCTCTGGACAGGTCTAAACCGGCCCGGCGTAGGCATTCATGGCACTGCATTTCCTGAAACCATCGGGCGCTCAGGAAGCCATGGCTGCATCCGCCTTTCCAATTGGGATGCAGCCACCTTTTATACCCTGGTGGCGAAGGGCATGCCTGTGACCATTCAGTGA
- a CDS encoding Fic family protein — MRPPFEITARAASLVAEIERMLGMHDGALLAPASPLLRRSQRVRTIQASLAIEGNTLTAEQVTAVLEGKRVIAPAKDLREVENAIRCYDQLAKWKPENTKHLLAAHHLMMAGLVSRPGAWRSRGVGIAKGSMIAHIAPPADRVAGLMNSLFGWLKEEKEVPPLICAAVCHYEMEFIHPFEDGNGRMGRLWHSLILFRHHPLFSLVPIESAIRDRQQDYYTVLGLCDKAGKSTLFIEFSLEVTLAALKPVFTTPQPRMSGMERISAANGLMGSASFLRKEYMSHFPGLSAATASRDLQMAVESGILKKTGDKAMARYKFSFPGAK, encoded by the coding sequence ATGCGTCCCCCTTTTGAAATCACCGCCCGTGCCGCCAGTCTTGTGGCTGAGATTGAGCGGATGCTGGGGATGCATGATGGGGCCTTGCTGGCTCCGGCAAGCCCTTTGTTACGTCGTTCACAAAGGGTACGGACCATCCAGGCGAGCCTGGCCATTGAAGGAAATACGCTGACGGCGGAACAGGTGACGGCTGTGCTGGAGGGCAAACGCGTCATTGCCCCTGCAAAAGATCTGCGGGAAGTCGAAAACGCCATCCGTTGTTATGACCAACTGGCCAAGTGGAAGCCGGAAAACACCAAGCATTTGCTGGCTGCGCATCATCTCATGATGGCCGGCCTGGTAAGCCGCCCTGGCGCTTGGCGCAGCCGGGGCGTGGGCATCGCTAAAGGCTCTATGATCGCCCACATTGCCCCGCCAGCAGACCGCGTGGCAGGTTTGATGAACTCTTTGTTCGGCTGGCTAAAGGAAGAAAAGGAAGTGCCGCCACTGATCTGCGCGGCTGTGTGTCATTACGAGATGGAGTTCATTCACCCTTTTGAGGATGGCAATGGGCGCATGGGGCGTCTCTGGCACAGCTTAATCCTCTTTCGCCATCATCCATTGTTCTCACTGGTGCCGATTGAATCTGCGATCCGTGACCGGCAGCAGGACTATTACACAGTGCTGGGTTTGTGTGACAAGGCAGGGAAATCCACGCTGTTTATTGAATTTTCCCTGGAAGTCACGCTGGCTGCCCTGAAGCCAGTTTTTACCACGCCACAGCCACGGATGTCAGGGATGGAGCGGATTTCAGCAGCAAATGGATTGATGGGCTCCGCTTCCTTTTTACGTAAAGAATACATGAGCCATTTTCCTGGCCTTTCTGCGGCCACGGCCAGCCGGGATCTTCAAATGGCAGTGGAATCGGGAATCCTCAAAAAGACAGGCGATAAAGCGATGGCTCGCTACAAGTTTTCTTTCCCAGGTGCGAAATAA
- a CDS encoding BPL-N domain-containing protein produces the protein MKVAIYDGEGSSKAGVEAVMKAVTSIPGGDVVLIPPAQMGDVDLSVFDVVVFSGGSARVQAKNIGELGKENVREYVRQGGGYVGICAGAYLSCSGFDWSLGILNASTVSTRWRRGSGYLEQEVTPLGQSLLGEVKGTFKVRYNNGPVIQPGSSPHIPAYTSVALFRTELAENDSPAGVMVNSPAQAVGTFGLGRVFISSPHPENTPGLENLIPRALLWAAGQDQYPARQGNTP, from the coding sequence TTGAAAGTCGCCATTTATGATGGAGAAGGATCTTCTAAAGCGGGCGTGGAGGCAGTGATGAAAGCCGTGACTTCCATTCCTGGGGGTGACGTCGTTCTTATACCGCCAGCCCAGATGGGAGATGTGGACTTGTCCGTTTTCGATGTGGTGGTTTTCAGTGGTGGCAGCGCCCGTGTTCAGGCAAAAAACATAGGTGAGCTCGGCAAGGAGAATGTCCGCGAGTATGTGCGTCAAGGGGGCGGATACGTGGGTATCTGCGCTGGGGCTTACCTCTCCTGCTCGGGTTTTGACTGGAGCCTGGGCATCCTCAATGCCTCCACCGTCTCCACCCGCTGGCGGCGGGGCAGCGGCTACCTGGAGCAGGAAGTTACACCCTTGGGTCAGTCTCTACTGGGGGAGGTGAAGGGAACTTTCAAAGTCAGGTATAACAATGGCCCCGTCATCCAGCCGGGCAGCAGTCCACACATTCCTGCCTATACCTCCGTGGCCCTTTTTCGCACTGAACTGGCGGAGAATGATTCTCCTGCTGGCGTCATGGTGAACTCTCCTGCCCAGGCCGTGGGCACCTTTGGCCTGGGCCGTGTATTCATTTCCAGCCCGCATCCTGAGAATACCCCAGGCCTGGAAAACCTTATCCCACGGGCTCTTCTCTGGGCCGCTGGCCAGGATCAATACCCAGCAAGACAGGGGAATACACCATGA
- a CDS encoding YciI family protein has translation MKVMVIVKATKNSEAGIMPTEELMAEMGKFNEELLAAGVMLDGDGLHPSSKGKRVRFSSGKKTIIDGPFAATNELIAGFWIWQVKSMEEALEWMKRCPDPMPGEESEVEIRPFFEMEDFGSEMTPALREQEERLRAELERQRGA, from the coding sequence ATGAAAGTCATGGTCATAGTCAAGGCAACGAAGAACTCTGAAGCTGGCATCATGCCCACTGAGGAGCTGATGGCGGAGATGGGTAAATTTAATGAGGAACTGCTGGCGGCCGGAGTGATGCTGGACGGAGATGGCCTGCATCCCAGCAGCAAGGGCAAGCGCGTGAGGTTCTCCAGTGGCAAGAAGACCATCATTGACGGTCCCTTTGCCGCCACGAATGAACTGATCGCAGGCTTTTGGATATGGCAGGTGAAGTCCATGGAGGAGGCGCTGGAGTGGATGAAACGTTGCCCTGATCCAATGCCGGGCGAGGAGTCGGAAGTGGAGATTCGCCCCTTCTTTGAAATGGAGGATTTTGGCAGCGAAATGACACCGGCATTGCGCGAGCAGGAAGAGCGCCTGCGAGCAGAATTGGAGCGGCAGCGCGGTGCATAA
- a CDS encoding sensor histidine kinase: protein MKFLSTLMTAAFLSQAVDSQWVRGFGFWAWGDLQRMDHRLEELDQQLATLPEMVPINSSIRVGLKTGYTTTEDTRWIEMKLPETALVDTIVMVPPLAKGANAVVAGYGFPIRFKLEVFDDEGRSSIVMDQTQEDFPNPGCYPVVVRFPPQPLRSVRLTATEPWSADGPEVLALAEMLVLSGRRNLAINARVQSSSTRNAPRAWTRPNLVDMVTPLGLPTAPQVGGTLGYHSEVATKSDVQKSITLTLPEITELDEVRLLPVRRRDVPLWFDYGFPILYRVETATREDFSDATLLHEVTDTFYPSPGMNPVCIPAGGKAARFIRITANKLWYRRNDYVFALAEVQALKDGINLAPRGSFSATDVLTGEEGAAWSLAALTDGLVENGRLIELPDWFSQLEQRRALEEERQGLMTGREALIQRTHQQMAYGGIGSVGVLTLCFGLLLWRQHSHRRRDAQRMQDKLARDLHDEIGSNLGSITLICSIATQPDATPESVQADLSEIGRVAEETANSMRDMVDLIRRPSPDKGRDWLDVLHSLTERLLRGLELDCALPTTPLTKEPDIEMQREIYLFCKEVLHNISRHAGATRVRFYLIPTATGLRIEIADNGIGFDTDQTSTGHGMGNLRERAAAMHARLHLSSKRGEGTVIHLDLPRTHRWRPR, encoded by the coding sequence ATGAAGTTTTTGAGCACCCTGATGACAGCCGCCTTTTTATCCCAGGCGGTGGATTCCCAGTGGGTGCGTGGTTTCGGCTTTTGGGCTTGGGGTGACTTGCAGAGAATGGACCACCGGCTGGAGGAGCTGGATCAGCAACTGGCCACCCTGCCGGAAATGGTGCCCATCAACAGTTCTATCCGCGTTGGCTTAAAAACGGGTTATACCACTACGGAAGACACCCGCTGGATCGAGATGAAGCTGCCCGAGACAGCCCTGGTGGATACCATCGTCATGGTGCCGCCACTGGCGAAAGGGGCCAATGCGGTGGTGGCCGGATACGGTTTTCCTATCCGGTTCAAGCTGGAGGTCTTTGATGATGAAGGCCGGAGTTCCATCGTCATGGACCAGACGCAGGAGGACTTTCCCAATCCTGGCTGTTACCCGGTGGTGGTCCGTTTTCCCCCACAGCCGCTGCGGAGTGTCCGCCTGACGGCCACAGAGCCATGGTCCGCCGATGGACCCGAGGTCCTGGCCCTGGCAGAAATGCTTGTCCTCTCCGGCAGGCGAAATCTGGCCATCAATGCCAGAGTTCAAAGCTCCAGCACCCGCAATGCACCCCGTGCCTGGACGCGGCCAAACCTAGTGGATATGGTGACTCCGCTGGGGCTGCCCACAGCGCCGCAGGTCGGAGGCACCCTGGGGTATCACAGTGAGGTGGCTACCAAAAGTGATGTCCAAAAATCCATCACCCTGACGCTGCCTGAAATCACCGAGCTAGATGAGGTGCGGCTGCTGCCGGTGCGCCGCCGTGATGTGCCCCTGTGGTTCGACTATGGCTTCCCGATCCTTTACCGTGTGGAGACGGCCACCCGCGAGGACTTCAGCGATGCCACCTTGCTGCATGAGGTGACCGATACCTTTTACCCCTCCCCCGGTATGAACCCGGTCTGCATCCCGGCAGGAGGAAAAGCCGCGCGCTTCATCCGCATCACCGCTAACAAACTATGGTATCGACGCAATGATTACGTCTTCGCCCTGGCGGAGGTCCAAGCGCTGAAGGACGGGATCAATCTGGCCCCGAGAGGCAGCTTTAGCGCAACGGATGTGCTGACCGGGGAAGAAGGTGCCGCATGGAGCCTGGCCGCGCTAACGGACGGCCTGGTAGAAAACGGGCGTCTCATTGAACTGCCGGACTGGTTTTCCCAATTGGAGCAACGCCGGGCGCTGGAAGAGGAACGGCAGGGGCTGATGACCGGGCGTGAAGCTCTGATCCAGCGCACTCATCAACAGATGGCCTATGGAGGCATCGGCAGTGTGGGCGTGCTCACGCTGTGTTTTGGCCTGCTGCTGTGGCGGCAGCACAGCCACCGGCGCAGGGATGCGCAGCGGATGCAAGACAAGCTGGCACGGGATCTTCATGATGAAATCGGATCCAATCTGGGCAGCATCACACTCATCTGCTCCATCGCCACCCAGCCGGATGCGACTCCCGAATCCGTGCAGGCAGACCTTTCTGAGATCGGCCGGGTGGCAGAAGAAACGGCCAATTCCATGCGCGACATGGTGGACCTGATCCGCAGGCCTTCTCCCGACAAAGGGCGCGACTGGCTGGACGTGCTACACAGCCTGACGGAGCGCCTGCTACGCGGCCTGGAACTGGACTGTGCGCTGCCGACCACTCCGCTAACCAAGGAGCCTGACATTGAAATGCAGCGGGAGATCTACCTCTTCTGCAAAGAAGTGCTGCACAATATCTCCCGCCATGCCGGGGCCACACGGGTACGCTTTTACCTCATCCCGACCGCAACGGGACTGCGCATCGAAATCGCCGACAATGGCATCGGTTTTGACACCGACCAGACATCCACAGGTCATGGCATGGGGAACCTCCGTGAGCGAGCCGCCGCCATGCATGCGCGCCTGCATCTTTCTTCAAAACGAGGGGAAGGCACCGTCATCCACCTGGACCTGCCCCGCACCCATCGATGGCGTCCCCGCTAA
- a CDS encoding DUF1398 family protein yields the protein MNIDTLMNTQLITAAAQATLDGGTPFPTIVAQLIEAGVESYQVDYLSLRKTFYSGNGATVSTPLTIEGLPRVAAEFDAPALRANILDSQQNGQHFRAFTLRAMEAGVQGYIAFLRGKRVTYFGRQGDQHTEWFPGTSAP from the coding sequence GTGAATATCGACACCCTCATGAATACCCAACTCATCACCGCAGCAGCCCAAGCCACCCTGGACGGAGGCACTCCGTTTCCGACCATCGTCGCTCAACTTATCGAAGCGGGCGTGGAGTCTTATCAGGTGGATTACCTTTCCCTGCGAAAGACCTTTTACAGCGGCAATGGAGCGACCGTTTCCACTCCCCTAACCATTGAAGGATTGCCGCGTGTGGCGGCTGAATTCGATGCGCCTGCTTTGCGAGCCAATATCCTGGACAGCCAGCAAAATGGACAGCATTTCCGGGCCTTTACCCTGCGCGCCATGGAGGCGGGCGTGCAAGGTTACATCGCCTTTTTGCGAGGGAAAAGAGTGACCTATTTTGGCCGTCAAGGAGACCAGCACACGGAATGGTTTCCAGGTACCTCTGCTCCCTGA
- a CDS encoding NADP-dependent isocitrate dehydrogenase, which produces MSSKPTIIYTKTDEAPALATYSLLPIVEAFTRSSGIAVETRDISLAGRIIATFSDSLPEAQRIGDELGYLGKLCQEPTTNIIKLPNISASVPQLKAAVAELQSQGYALPDYPENPQTDAEKEIKARYAKVMGSAVNPVLREGNSDRRAPKAVKDYAKKHPHSMGKWFADSKTRVGTMGGKGDFFSNEKSVTVPAATDVKIEFIGADGTSKVLKESTPLKAGEIIDGTFLSKAALVDFLAGQIAEAKADNVLFSLHMKATMMKVSDPIIFGRAVEVFFKDLITKHAATLKELNVDFRNGFGDLVGKLDKLPAEKKAEIEADIQAAYTSGPALSMVNSDKGITNLHVPSDVIVDASMPAMIRAGGKVWDAQGKTGDTLAVIPDSSYAGVYQAVIDFCKAQGALDPKTMGSVPNVGLMAQAAEEYGSHNKTFEIPGKGTVKVTDSSGSVLFSHEVEQGDIWRACQTKDAPVQDWVKLAVNRARATGVPAIFWLDKARAHDAQIIAKVETYLKDHDTSGLDIRILAPAEACTFSLERIVKGEDTISVTGNVLRDYLTDLFPILEVGTSAKMLSIVPLMNGGGLFETGAGGSAPKHVQQFLEENYLRWDSLGEFFALAASLEHLSETFKTAKAKVLADTLDTATGKFLEFDRSPGRKLGTIDNRGSHFYLAFYWAQALAAQTGDAELQAQFKPIAEELTASEDKIVEELLAVQGKAIDIGGYFKPCDTQASAALRPSATLNAILAKV; this is translated from the coding sequence ATGTCCTCCAAGCCTACCATCATCTATACGAAGACAGACGAAGCCCCCGCTCTCGCCACCTACTCCCTTCTGCCGATCGTCGAAGCCTTCACCCGGTCCTCGGGCATCGCGGTGGAAACGCGGGACATTTCCCTGGCTGGCCGCATCATTGCCACCTTTTCAGATTCCCTGCCGGAAGCGCAACGCATCGGTGATGAACTGGGCTATCTGGGCAAGCTCTGCCAGGAGCCGACCACCAACATCATCAAGCTGCCGAACATCTCCGCCTCCGTTCCTCAGTTGAAAGCCGCCGTGGCTGAATTGCAGAGCCAGGGTTATGCGCTTCCTGATTATCCCGAGAACCCACAAACGGATGCGGAAAAAGAAATCAAAGCCCGCTATGCCAAGGTGATGGGCAGCGCCGTGAATCCCGTCCTGCGCGAGGGTAACTCTGACCGCCGTGCACCCAAGGCCGTGAAGGACTATGCCAAGAAGCATCCTCACTCCATGGGCAAATGGTTTGCAGATTCCAAAACACGCGTCGGCACCATGGGCGGCAAAGGGGACTTTTTCTCCAATGAAAAATCCGTCACCGTCCCGGCTGCCACGGATGTGAAGATCGAATTCATCGGGGCCGATGGCACCTCCAAAGTGCTGAAGGAATCCACCCCGCTGAAAGCTGGCGAAATCATTGATGGCACCTTTTTGAGCAAAGCCGCTTTGGTCGATTTTCTCGCGGGCCAGATCGCCGAAGCCAAGGCGGATAACGTCCTCTTTTCCCTGCACATGAAGGCCACCATGATGAAGGTCTCGGACCCCATCATCTTCGGCCGCGCTGTGGAAGTTTTCTTCAAAGACCTCATCACCAAACACGCCGCCACTCTGAAGGAACTCAATGTGGATTTCCGCAACGGCTTTGGCGATCTCGTCGGCAAGCTCGATAAACTGCCTGCCGAAAAGAAAGCTGAAATCGAAGCCGATATCCAGGCTGCCTATACCAGCGGCCCTGCACTCTCCATGGTGAATTCGGACAAAGGCATCACCAACCTCCATGTGCCTAGCGACGTCATCGTGGATGCCTCCATGCCCGCCATGATCCGCGCCGGTGGCAAGGTCTGGGATGCCCAGGGCAAAACCGGTGATACCCTCGCCGTCATCCCGGACAGCTCCTACGCCGGTGTTTACCAGGCTGTGATTGATTTCTGCAAAGCCCAGGGTGCCCTGGATCCAAAGACCATGGGCTCCGTGCCCAACGTCGGTCTCATGGCCCAGGCCGCTGAGGAATACGGCTCGCATAACAAGACGTTTGAAATCCCAGGTAAAGGCACCGTCAAAGTCACCGACAGCAGCGGCAGCGTCCTCTTCTCCCATGAAGTGGAGCAGGGCGATATCTGGCGTGCTTGCCAGACCAAGGACGCCCCCGTGCAGGACTGGGTGAAGCTCGCCGTCAATCGCGCCCGCGCCACTGGCGTCCCCGCCATCTTCTGGCTGGATAAAGCTCGCGCCCACGATGCCCAGATCATCGCCAAGGTGGAAACTTACCTCAAGGATCACGACACCAGTGGGCTGGATATCCGCATCCTCGCCCCAGCGGAAGCCTGTACCTTCAGCCTGGAGCGCATCGTCAAGGGGGAGGACACCATCTCCGTCACCGGCAACGTCCTGCGCGATTACCTGACCGATCTCTTCCCCATCCTGGAAGTCGGCACCAGCGCCAAGATGCTTTCCATCGTCCCTCTCATGAACGGCGGCGGCCTTTTCGAAACCGGTGCCGGTGGCTCCGCTCCGAAGCACGTTCAGCAGTTCCTGGAGGAAAACTACCTGCGTTGGGATTCCCTGGGTGAATTCTTCGCCCTCGCCGCATCCCTTGAGCATCTGTCCGAAACCTTCAAGACGGCCAAAGCCAAAGTCCTGGCGGATACCTTGGACACCGCCACTGGCAAGTTCCTTGAGTTCGACCGCTCCCCAGGTCGTAAACTAGGCACCATCGACAACCGCGGCAGCCACTTCTACCTCGCCTTCTACTGGGCCCAAGCCCTCGCCGCCCAGACCGGCGATGCCGAACTTCAAGCCCAGTTCAAGCCCATCGCCGAAGAACTCACCGCCAGCGAAGACAAGATCGTTGAGGAACTCCTCGCCGTCCAAGGCAAGGCCATCGACATCGGCGGCTACTTTAAACCCTGCGACACCCAAGCCAGCGCCGCCCTCCGCCCCAGCGCGACCCTGAACGCGATTTTGGCGAAGGTGTAA
- a CDS encoding YhcH/YjgK/YiaL family protein: protein MILDTLDQSARYEALSPRFAQAFAYLRGVDGTQPLGRFDIAGDDVFAIVQTYTTKPQEKALFEAHRRYIDVQFLYSGRETILWAPLATMKEETRAYDAEKEAALWKLVPDMTPLHLSAGHFCILYPEDAHAPCVEWDAPSEVFKVVVKVAVD from the coding sequence ATGATCCTAGACACCCTCGACCAGTCTGCCCGTTATGAAGCTTTATCGCCCCGTTTTGCGCAGGCTTTTGCCTATCTGCGCGGGGTGGACGGCACTCAGCCCCTGGGGCGCTTTGACATCGCGGGGGATGATGTCTTCGCTATCGTCCAGACTTACACGACAAAGCCTCAGGAAAAGGCACTCTTTGAGGCTCACCGCAGATACATTGATGTGCAGTTTCTCTACTCCGGGCGCGAGACCATCCTGTGGGCACCCTTGGCCACAATGAAGGAAGAGACCCGCGCCTATGATGCGGAGAAGGAGGCCGCTTTGTGGAAACTGGTGCCAGACATGACCCCGCTGCATTTAAGTGCGGGTCACTTCTGCATCCTCTATCCAGAGGATGCTCATGCTCCTTGTGTGGAATGGGACGCTCCCTCGGAGGTCTTCAAAGTGGTGGTAAAAGTGGCCGTGGATTGA